One Microbacterium esteraromaticum genomic window carries:
- the uvrC gene encoding excinuclease ABC subunit UvrC yields MADVLPYKPRAGEIPTDPGVYRFRDADGRVLYVGKAKNLRQRLSNYFAPLRTLHERTRRMVTTAASVEWTVVATDVDSLQLEYMWIKEFDPPFNVRYKDDKSYPFMAITLADEAPRVMVTRNRRIPGARYFGPYPKVWAVHETIDLMVKAFPIRTCSDSSYRRAMQTGRPCFPGQIGKCGGPCSMTVTIEEHRAMVDDFVAFMAGGDERFTRDLTKRMLAASAAMDYEAAARFRDKLTAIDAVLGKSALVLPSDEDADLFGIAEDELSAAVHHFVIRGGRVRGVRSLAVDKELDISRGELVDQILQRVYGDSPDIPRRVLVPTLPDDAAELEQWLRDRRGRRVEIAVAQRGQRADLMRTATLNAQQALLRHKTRRTSDYVARTQALTDLQEALGMDEAPLRIECFDISHLGGTNVVASMVVFEDGLPRKDQYRSFNITETTDDTDSIYQVLMRRLARVDSGPEAPEDDDETEGRRRPRFAYRPQLLVVDGGQPQVQAAARALRDSGHTEIALCGIAKRLEEIWVPDDDFPVILPRTSEALYLVQRLRDEAHRFAITHQRKRRRRDIQTVLREIPGLGDARIKALLTHFGSVTALRGSTPEQIGEVAGIGPVLAATIHAHLADGRAPATR; encoded by the coding sequence ATGGCCGACGTCCTCCCGTACAAGCCGCGAGCGGGCGAGATCCCCACCGACCCCGGCGTCTACCGCTTCCGTGACGCCGACGGCCGCGTGCTGTACGTCGGCAAGGCGAAGAACCTCCGTCAGCGCCTGTCGAACTACTTCGCCCCGTTGCGCACACTGCACGAGCGCACCCGGCGGATGGTCACGACCGCGGCGTCCGTCGAGTGGACCGTCGTCGCGACAGACGTCGATTCGCTGCAGCTCGAGTACATGTGGATCAAGGAGTTCGATCCGCCGTTCAACGTGCGCTACAAGGACGACAAGTCGTATCCCTTCATGGCGATAACACTCGCCGACGAGGCGCCGCGGGTCATGGTGACGCGCAACAGGCGCATTCCAGGCGCCCGGTACTTCGGTCCGTATCCCAAGGTGTGGGCCGTGCACGAGACCATCGACCTGATGGTGAAGGCGTTCCCGATCCGCACCTGCAGCGATTCCAGCTATCGCCGCGCCATGCAGACCGGCAGGCCGTGCTTCCCCGGCCAGATAGGCAAGTGCGGCGGGCCGTGCTCGATGACGGTCACCATCGAGGAGCACCGTGCCATGGTCGACGACTTCGTCGCCTTCATGGCGGGTGGCGACGAGCGGTTCACGCGCGATCTCACCAAGCGGATGCTGGCGGCATCCGCCGCGATGGACTACGAGGCCGCCGCGCGGTTCAGAGACAAGCTCACCGCGATCGACGCCGTGCTGGGCAAGAGCGCACTCGTGCTCCCGTCTGACGAGGATGCCGACCTGTTCGGAATCGCGGAGGACGAGCTCTCGGCGGCGGTGCACCACTTCGTGATCCGCGGCGGTCGTGTGCGAGGCGTCCGCTCGCTCGCCGTCGACAAGGAACTCGACATCAGCCGGGGCGAGCTCGTCGACCAGATCCTGCAGAGGGTGTACGGCGACTCGCCCGACATCCCGCGGCGAGTGCTCGTGCCGACCCTGCCCGACGACGCCGCCGAGCTCGAGCAGTGGCTGCGCGATCGGCGCGGACGCCGCGTCGAGATCGCCGTCGCCCAGCGGGGGCAGCGCGCCGACCTCATGCGCACGGCCACGCTCAACGCCCAGCAGGCGCTGCTGCGTCACAAGACGCGCCGTACCAGCGACTACGTCGCGCGCACGCAGGCGCTCACCGACCTGCAGGAGGCGCTCGGCATGGACGAGGCGCCGCTGCGCATCGAGTGCTTCGACATCTCCCACCTCGGCGGCACGAACGTGGTCGCGTCGATGGTCGTCTTCGAAGACGGACTGCCGCGCAAAGACCAGTACCGCTCGTTCAACATCACCGAGACCACCGACGACACCGATTCGATTTACCAGGTGCTCATGCGCCGTCTGGCGAGGGTGGACTCCGGGCCCGAGGCGCCCGAGGACGACGACGAGACTGAGGGCAGACGGCGCCCGCGCTTCGCCTACCGGCCTCAGCTGCTCGTCGTCGACGGCGGCCAGCCGCAGGTGCAGGCCGCCGCGCGTGCGCTGCGCGACAGCGGGCACACCGAGATCGCGCTATGCGGCATCGCCAAGCGGCTCGAGGAGATCTGGGTCCCCGACGACGACTTCCCGGTGATCCTCCCGCGCACCAGTGAGGCCCTCTATCTCGTGCAGCGCCTGCGCGACGAGGCGCATCGCTTCGCGATCACGCATCAGCGCAAGCGCCGGCGCCGCGACATCCAGACCGTCCTGCGTGAGATCCCCGGCCTCGGCGACGCGCGGATCAAGGCGCTGCTGACCCATTTCGGCTCGGTCACGGCGCTTCGCGGCTCGACTCCGGAGCAGATAGGCGAGGTCGCTGGCATCGGGCCGGTGCTCGCAGCCACCATCCACGCACATCTCGCCGACGGACGCGCTCCCGCGACTCGCTAG